Proteins encoded in a region of the Thermoplasmatales archaeon genome:
- a CDS encoding amidohydrolase has product MSILIKNSKIVTQDTKRRIIEGDVYIEDDRIVEIGKISHEADFLIKNRIVIPGLINMHTHLPMTLFRGYGDDMKLEEWLTKKIWPVEAKLRKKHIASGTKLAFIEMISTGTTCCADMYFFEDEIANQAKKFGMRCFAGFSILDFDTPEMKKENLMKECEKFLRKWKNDEIVRPVVAPHSVYTCSPETLKKAGEIARKYNVFLHIHCSETRKEVYDCVKNYGVRPLQQIKKSGLLKRKTILAHCCWLTREEVNEIAKSKACVAHNPVSNMKLATGGFTPLPELLEKNAFVTLGTDGAASNNKLDMFETMKFCSLVHKQHRWDASVADAQQVFDMATTNAYRFLGIDGGVIKEGKKADLVCINVKSPNLIPCHNVISNIVYSANSMNVSDVIINGKLLMNDKKMRFDVERIYEEVEKAKEELFAQ; this is encoded by the coding sequence ATGAGTATATTAATAAAAAATTCAAAAATAGTTACCCAGGACACAAAAAGAAGGATAATAGAAGGAGATGTCTATATAGAAGATGATAGAATTGTTGAAATAGGAAAAATTTCCCATGAAGCGGATTTTTTAATAAAAAATAGAATAGTTATACCTGGATTAATAAACATGCATACCCATCTGCCAATGACTCTTTTTAGGGGCTATGGAGATGATATGAAGCTGGAAGAGTGGCTTACAAAGAAGATATGGCCAGTCGAAGCAAAACTTCGCAAAAAACATATTGCCAGTGGAACAAAACTTGCATTTATTGAGATGATCTCAACTGGAACAACATGCTGTGCGGATATGTATTTTTTTGAGGATGAAATAGCAAATCAGGCAAAAAAATTTGGTATGAGATGCTTTGCTGGCTTCAGCATCCTTGATTTTGACACACCAGAGATGAAAAAAGAAAATCTTATGAAAGAATGCGAAAAATTTTTAAGGAAATGGAAAAATGATGAAATAGTTAGACCAGTTGTTGCTCCTCACTCAGTTTATACATGCTCCCCAGAAACTTTGAAGAAAGCAGGGGAAATTGCCAGAAAATACAATGTTTTCCTCCATATACATTGCTCGGAAACAAGGAAAGAAGTTTATGACTGTGTTAAGAATTATGGAGTGAGGCCGTTGCAGCAAATTAAAAAAAGCGGATTGCTTAAAAGGAAAACAATACTTGCTCACTGCTGTTGGCTCACAAGAGAAGAAGTTAATGAAATAGCAAAATCAAAAGCATGCGTCGCTCATAATCCAGTTAGCAACATGAAGCTCGCCACCGGCGGCTTTACCCCCCTGCCAGAGCTTCTTGAAAAAAATGCTTTTGTTACGCTTGGCACGGATGGGGCGGCGAGCAATAACAAGCTTGACATGTTTGAGACGATGAAATTTTGCTCTCTTGTGCATAAGCAACATAGATGGGATGCAAGCGTTGCAGATGCCCAGCAGGTTTTTGATATGGCTACAACTAATGCATATCGCTTCCTTGGTATAGATGGAGGAGTTATAAAAGAAGGGAAAAAAGCGGATTTAGTGTGCATTAATGTAAAATCTCCAAATCTTATTCCATGCCATAATGTTATTTCAAATATTGTTTATTCTGCGAACTCAATGAATGTAAGCGATGTTATAATAAATGGAAAATTGCTGATGAATGATAAAAAAATGAGATTTGATGTTGAAAGAATTTATGAGGAGGTAGAAAAAGCGAAAGAGGAGCTTTTTGCTCAGTAA
- a CDS encoding PLP-dependent aminotransferase family protein, whose protein sequence is MGFENMYSARLKRIRSSEIRELLEISQKPGVISFAGGLPNPKAFPVNDIREIVNKILEEEPVKALQYGATGGLAEFREELAKYVKKHGIETKFDELFITVGSQQALDIVGRVFIDEGDVIFVALPTYLGAINAFLAYGAKLVGVPLDENGMRVDLLEEKIKELKKKGEKIKMIYTVPTFQNPAGVELSEERRKRMIELANEHNLIIVEDEPYERLRFEGKPLRAIKSYDTEGRVIYMATFSKILAPGFRLAYVIGGEEISKKMVLAKQSMDLCAPGFTQAIAYHYIKNGYIEKHIPKIIEMYKRKRDIMLSALEEYFPPGCKWTRPKGGMFLWVELPKHISTIEMLSDAINEKVAYVHGKAFHVDGSGENTMRLNFTNPEDEMVREGIRRLANVIKKRI, encoded by the coding sequence ATGGGTTTTGAAAATATGTATTCAGCAAGGTTGAAAAGAATTCGCTCTTCTGAAATAAGGGAGTTGCTCGAAATTTCTCAGAAACCTGGTGTAATATCTTTTGCTGGTGGCCTGCCAAATCCAAAAGCATTTCCAGTAAATGACATAAGAGAGATAGTAAATAAAATTCTTGAGGAAGAGCCTGTCAAAGCCCTCCAATATGGCGCAACGGGCGGGCTGGCGGAATTCAGGGAGGAACTTGCAAAATATGTAAAGAAGCACGGGATTGAAACAAAATTTGATGAACTTTTCATTACTGTTGGCTCCCAGCAGGCATTGGATATTGTGGGAAGGGTATTTATTGATGAGGGGGATGTTATTTTTGTTGCATTACCAACATATCTTGGAGCAATAAATGCATTTCTTGCGTATGGGGCAAAGCTGGTTGGTGTGCCCCTCGATGAAAATGGCATGAGGGTTGATTTGCTTGAGGAAAAGATAAAGGAGTTGAAAAAGAAAGGGGAAAAAATTAAAATGATTTATACTGTGCCTACTTTTCAGAATCCAGCGGGCGTTGAGCTTTCTGAGGAGAGGAGAAAAAGAATGATTGAGCTCGCAAATGAACATAACCTCATAATTGTTGAAGATGAGCCATATGAAAGACTAAGATTCGAGGGAAAACCGCTGAGAGCAATAAAATCATATGATACGGAAGGGAGAGTAATTTATATGGCAACATTTTCAAAAATACTGGCGCCAGGCTTCAGGCTGGCCTATGTTATTGGGGGCGAGGAGATCAGCAAAAAAATGGTTCTTGCGAAGCAGTCAATGGATTTGTGCGCTCCTGGATTTACCCAGGCAATTGCATATCATTATATAAAGAATGGTTACATTGAAAAGCATATACCGAAAATTATAGAGATGTATAAGAGGAAAAGAGATATAATGCTTTCAGCCCTCGAAGAATATTTCCCGCCTGGCTGTAAATGGACGAGACCAAAAGGAGGAATGTTTTTATGGGTTGAACTCCCGAAGCATATAAGCACAATTGAAATGCTATCAGATGCAATAAATGAAAAGGTTGCGTATGTTCATGGAAAGGCATTTCATGTTGATGGAAGCGGGGAAAACACCATGCGCCTTAATTTCACAAATCCAGAAGATGAAATGGTTAGAGAAGGAATAAGAAGGCTTGCAAATGTTATAAAGAAAAGAATTTAA